Proteins from a single region of Cryptococcus neoformans var. grubii H99 chromosome 5, complete sequence:
- a CDS encoding glutaredoxin, whose product MSFTALRRLTTLSTHITRTPISTRYFATTQTAKIGSSISTPNMTADVKSLVDKAIADNKVVVFSKTYCPYCKRAKSYLAEDTKDIEILELDERDDGAAIQAYLKELNGQGTVPHVYINKEFIGGSSDLLKLSHEQVKQKISAASSA is encoded by the exons ATGTCTTTTACTGCTCTTCGTCGCCTCACAACACTCTCGACCCATATTACCAGAACACCCATTTCCACTAGGTACTTCGCCACCACCCAAACCGCCAAGATAGGATCATCTATTTCAACTCCCAACATGACCGCCGACGTTAAATCTTTAGTTGACAAGGCCATCGCCGATAACAAGGTCGTCGTATTTTCCAAGACCTACTGCCCT TACTGCAAACGGGCCAAATCTTACCTCGCTGAGGACACTAAGGACATTGAGATTCTTGA GCTCGACGAGCGTGACGACGGTG CTGCCATCCAGGCTTACCTCAAGGAACTCAACGGCCAGGGCACTGTTCCCCATGTTTACATCAATAAGGAATTCATTGGCGGTTCCAGCGACCTCCTCAAGCTATCTCACGAGCAGGTCAAGCAAAAGATCTCTGCTGCGTCGTCCGCTTAG